Proteins from one Streptomyces sp. NBC_00390 genomic window:
- a CDS encoding SsgA family sporulation/cell division regulator, protein MPAAVEEHARGRIVTDAPQYRSVHVSMIYDPAEPQAVSFAFPSGREWTFPRALLETGLRVPVSVGDISVWPCGRVQAVVEFHTPDGVAVVQFDAKTLMRFLSHTYAVAAPAATG, encoded by the coding sequence ATGCCCGCCGCCGTCGAAGAACACGCCCGGGGCCGGATAGTCACCGACGCTCCTCAGTACCGATCCGTGCACGTGTCCATGATCTACGATCCGGCCGAACCGCAGGCCGTGAGCTTCGCCTTTCCCAGCGGCCGGGAGTGGACCTTCCCCCGCGCGCTGCTGGAGACCGGCCTGCGTGTGCCGGTGAGCGTCGGCGACATCAGCGTCTGGCCGTGCGGTCGGGTGCAGGCGGTGGTGGAGTTCCACACACCCGACGGTGTCGCCGTGGTGCAGTTCGACGCCAAGACGCTGATGCGGTTCCTGAGCCACACGTACGCGGTGGCCGCACCCGCAGCCACTGGCTGA
- a CDS encoding YbaK/EbsC family protein: protein MSTHDTAGAHPRFAEALRELGLDVPVRRFPDATRTAAQAAEAIGCDVSEIVKSLIFAADSVPVLVLMDGSSRVDVERVRHELGAESVKRAAADLVRETTGYAIGGVPPFGHRTRTRVLADRALLDHDVVWAAAGTPHTVFPLDPKTLIAHAGGTLVDVRERTA, encoded by the coding sequence ATGAGCACTCACGACACCGCCGGCGCCCATCCCCGTTTCGCCGAGGCTCTGCGCGAGCTCGGGCTGGACGTACCGGTTCGGCGCTTCCCCGACGCCACGCGCACCGCGGCGCAGGCGGCCGAGGCCATCGGCTGCGATGTCAGCGAGATCGTCAAGTCGCTGATCTTCGCGGCGGACTCGGTGCCGGTACTGGTCCTGATGGACGGCTCGTCCCGGGTGGACGTCGAGCGGGTGCGCCACGAACTGGGCGCGGAGTCGGTGAAGCGCGCCGCCGCCGATCTGGTGCGGGAGACGACCGGCTACGCGATCGGGGGCGTACCGCCGTTCGGCCACCGTACGCGGACCCGGGTGCTGGCCGACCGGGCGCTGCTCGACCACGACGTGGTGTGGGCCGCGGCCGGGACCCCGCACACGGTCTTCCCGCTCGACCCCAAGACGCTGATCGCACACGCGGGCGGCACGCTGGTGGACGTTCGCGAGCGCACGGCGTGA
- the cbiQ gene encoding cobalt ECF transporter T component CbiQ, with amino-acid sequence MGSGHAHKLYRHGHSPVHGLPAHCKLIAVLGFVLVVVSTPREAVWAFGLYAVLLAAVAAVARVPAGFMLRRMLIEIPFVAFALLMPFVVPGEQVQALGVSLSVPGLWGAWNILAKGTLGVAASVILASTTELRELLLGLQRLRLPSMLVQIASFMIRYSDVITDEMRRMSIARRSRGFEARGVRHWGVLAASAGALFIRSYERGERVHLAMVSRGYTGTMPVLDQVRASRVQWASAAALPLTALAVCLLEWTL; translated from the coding sequence ATGGGTTCGGGCCACGCCCACAAGCTCTACCGGCACGGGCACTCGCCGGTCCACGGTCTGCCCGCACACTGCAAGCTGATCGCCGTCCTCGGCTTCGTGCTGGTGGTGGTCTCCACGCCACGCGAGGCGGTCTGGGCCTTCGGGCTGTACGCGGTGCTGCTGGCCGCCGTCGCGGCCGTGGCCCGTGTCCCGGCCGGGTTCATGCTGCGCCGGATGCTCATCGAGATCCCGTTCGTCGCCTTCGCGCTGCTGATGCCGTTCGTCGTGCCCGGCGAGCAGGTCCAGGCCCTCGGGGTCTCGCTCAGCGTCCCGGGCCTGTGGGGGGCGTGGAACATCCTCGCCAAGGGGACCCTCGGCGTCGCCGCCTCCGTGATCCTCGCCTCGACGACCGAACTGCGCGAACTGCTGCTCGGGCTCCAGCGGCTGCGCCTGCCCTCGATGCTGGTCCAGATCGCGTCCTTCATGATCCGCTACAGCGATGTGATCACCGACGAGATGCGCCGGATGTCGATCGCGCGCCGGTCGCGCGGCTTCGAGGCCCGCGGCGTACGACACTGGGGCGTCCTCGCCGCGTCGGCCGGTGCCCTGTTCATCCGCTCCTACGAGCGCGGTGAGCGGGTGCATCTCGCGATGGTCAGCCGGGGATACACCGGGACCATGCCGGTGCTCGACCAAGTGCGGGCGAGCCGGGTCCAGTGGGCCTCGGCCGCCGCGCTGCCGCTGACCGCGCTCGCGGTCTGTCTTCTGGAATGGACCCTATGA
- a CDS encoding SDR family NAD(P)-dependent oxidoreductase, whose amino-acid sequence MKRFEGYGVLVTGSARGIGAAIARRLASEGARALIADVDAECAAKTAGEIPGADSFRCDVADRESVEAAVAYAVRRFGALDVLVNNAFSCGTDTPRFEDEPDDTWHRDLDICLTGAFRCARAALPHLAAGGRGAIVNIGSVNGEQDFGNHAYSAAKAGLASLTRTLAGDAAPRGVRVNQVTPGTIRTRAWEGRDAALETLSRLYPLGRVGEPEDIAAAVAFLASRDAAWITGTTLRVDGGLLAVNTGFQQALAAEAAEQDDDR is encoded by the coding sequence GTGAAGCGATTCGAGGGATACGGCGTCCTGGTCACCGGCTCGGCCCGCGGCATCGGCGCCGCGATCGCGCGCAGACTCGCCTCCGAGGGCGCCCGGGCCCTGATCGCGGACGTCGACGCGGAGTGCGCGGCGAAGACCGCCGGGGAGATCCCCGGCGCCGACTCCTTCCGCTGCGACGTCGCGGACCGCGAGTCGGTCGAGGCGGCCGTCGCGTACGCCGTGCGGCGCTTCGGCGCCCTCGACGTGCTCGTCAACAACGCCTTCTCGTGCGGCACGGACACTCCTCGCTTCGAGGACGAGCCGGACGACACCTGGCACCGGGACCTGGACATCTGCCTGACCGGCGCCTTCCGGTGCGCCCGCGCCGCACTCCCGCACCTGGCGGCGGGCGGCCGCGGCGCGATCGTCAACATCGGCTCCGTCAACGGTGAACAGGACTTCGGCAACCACGCCTACAGCGCGGCCAAGGCAGGCCTCGCCTCGCTCACCCGCACCCTGGCAGGAGACGCCGCACCGCGCGGAGTGCGCGTCAACCAGGTCACGCCGGGCACGATCCGTACCCGTGCCTGGGAGGGCCGCGATGCGGCCCTCGAGACGCTGAGCCGCCTCTACCCGCTCGGCCGGGTCGGCGAGCCCGAGGACATCGCGGCGGCGGTGGCGTTCCTCGCCTCGCGGGACGCGGCCTGGATCACCGGCACGACACTGCGGGTGGACGGAGGGCTGCTCGCGGTCAACACGGGATTCCAGCAGGCGCTCGCCGCGGAAGCGGCCGAACAGGACGACGACCGCTAG
- a CDS encoding MarR family winged helix-turn-helix transcriptional regulator: MNQDQRGTAAAASLLLDDQLCFALYAAQRAVTGAYRPLLDEIGLTYPQYLAMLVLWERGEVAVKELGAALKLDYGTVSPLLKRLEAAGLVRRERSATDERSVRLLLTDAGGALRERAEQVPARLLLSTGLQASEIARLRADLHRLAERAAEAGTSTAPDTSER, encoded by the coding sequence GTGAATCAGGACCAGAGGGGGACGGCAGCAGCGGCTTCGCTGCTGCTCGACGATCAGCTGTGCTTCGCGCTGTACGCGGCGCAGCGCGCCGTGACCGGCGCCTACCGCCCGCTTCTCGACGAGATCGGGCTGACCTATCCGCAGTACCTCGCCATGCTGGTGCTCTGGGAGCGCGGCGAGGTGGCGGTCAAGGAGCTCGGCGCCGCGCTGAAGCTCGACTACGGCACCGTTTCACCGCTGCTCAAGCGGCTGGAGGCGGCCGGGCTCGTGCGGCGCGAGCGCTCGGCGACCGACGAGCGGTCGGTGCGGCTGCTGCTCACGGACGCGGGCGGGGCCCTGCGGGAACGCGCCGAGCAGGTGCCGGCCAGGCTGTTGCTGAGCACCGGTCTCCAGGCGTCCGAGATCGCGCGGCTGCGGGCGGACCTGCACCGGCTGGCCGAGCGCGCGGCGGAGGCGGGGACGTCGACCGCGCCGGACACCTCTGAGCGATAA
- a CDS encoding serine hydrolase domain-containing protein → MDVRGTVADGFEAVRDAFVRNFEQRGERGAAVAVYRDGRKVVDLWAGTRDVDGTEPWVLDTAQIVRSATKGVAAAVVLLLHQRGQIDLDAPVGTYWPEFKAAGKERVLVRQLLSHRAGLPVLDRPLTPAEAEDSITGPAALAAQRPAWEPGTTHGYHAQTYSWLLGELVLRVTGRSMGRWVAEEIAGPLGLDFWTGLPLEEAHRVGRIGPVEEPATAEGGGLKLRPKRAVTEAYGDPASLTRRAFEAIHPLPDENDPAYRAAELPASNGISTARALARFYAATIGAVDGGHRLFAPATLTLARTEESAGPDKVLFVPTRFGLGFMLHGPASPLLGPGSFGHPGRGGSLGFADPGSGIALGYVTNGMRKGVTADPRAQALVRAVRSVL, encoded by the coding sequence GTGGACGTGCGCGGCACGGTGGCGGACGGTTTCGAAGCCGTCCGGGACGCCTTCGTGCGCAACTTCGAGCAGCGCGGCGAGCGCGGCGCGGCAGTCGCCGTCTACCGGGACGGCCGCAAGGTCGTCGACCTGTGGGCCGGTACGCGGGACGTCGACGGCACCGAGCCCTGGGTTCTCGACACCGCGCAGATCGTCCGCTCCGCCACCAAGGGCGTCGCCGCGGCCGTGGTCCTGCTGCTCCACCAGCGCGGCCAGATCGACCTGGACGCCCCGGTCGGCACCTACTGGCCCGAGTTCAAGGCGGCCGGCAAGGAGCGGGTCCTCGTACGCCAGCTGCTCTCGCACCGCGCCGGGCTGCCCGTACTGGACCGCCCGCTCACGCCCGCAGAGGCCGAGGACAGCATCACCGGACCCGCGGCGCTCGCGGCCCAGCGCCCCGCCTGGGAGCCCGGCACCACCCACGGCTACCACGCACAGACCTACAGCTGGCTGCTCGGCGAGCTGGTCCTCCGGGTCACCGGCCGCAGCATGGGCCGCTGGGTCGCCGAGGAGATAGCCGGCCCGCTCGGCCTGGACTTCTGGACAGGACTGCCGCTTGAGGAGGCCCACCGGGTCGGCCGGATCGGCCCCGTCGAGGAGCCCGCCACCGCCGAGGGCGGCGGTCTGAAGCTCCGGCCCAAGCGCGCGGTCACCGAGGCCTACGGCGACCCCGCGTCCCTGACCCGCCGCGCCTTCGAGGCCATCCACCCGCTGCCCGACGAGAACGACCCCGCCTACCGGGCCGCCGAACTCCCCGCCTCCAACGGCATCTCCACCGCTCGTGCGCTCGCCCGCTTCTACGCCGCGACGATCGGCGCGGTCGACGGCGGCCACCGGCTGTTCGCCCCCGCCACGCTCACCCTCGCCCGCACCGAGGAGTCCGCGGGCCCCGACAAGGTGCTGTTCGTCCCCACCCGCTTCGGCCTCGGCTTCATGCTGCACGGCCCCGCGTCGCCGCTGCTCGGCCCCGGCTCCTTCGGCCACCCCGGACGCGGCGGCTCCCTCGGCTTCGCCGACCCCGGGTCCGGCATCGCACTGGGCTACGTGACCAACGGCATGCGCAAGGGAGTTACCGCCGATCCCCGTGCCCAGGCGCTCGTCCGGGCGGTACGTTCCGTGCTGTGA
- a CDS encoding organic hydroperoxide resistance protein, translated as MYVAEATAHGGRDGYVTSHDGQIELRLAMPPALGGDGKGTNPEQLFAAGYSSCFHNALVLVGRRAGLDLTGSTVAAKVGIGPNKARGYGLAVALSVSLPLVDQELATRLVSAAHEVCPYSNATRDNIDVSIVLS; from the coding sequence ATGTACGTGGCGGAGGCCACCGCGCACGGCGGTCGTGACGGCTATGTGACCAGCCATGACGGACAGATCGAGCTGCGCCTCGCCATGCCGCCCGCGCTCGGCGGCGACGGCAAGGGCACCAACCCTGAGCAGCTGTTCGCGGCCGGTTACAGCTCCTGCTTCCACAATGCGCTGGTCCTCGTCGGGCGCCGGGCCGGCCTGGACCTGACCGGGTCCACCGTCGCCGCCAAGGTGGGTATCGGCCCCAACAAGGCGCGTGGCTACGGGCTGGCCGTCGCGCTCAGCGTCTCCCTGCCGCTGGTCGACCAGGAGCTGGCGACGCGGCTGGTGTCCGCGGCACACGAGGTCTGCCCGTACTCCAACGCCACCCGCGACAACATCGACGTCTCCATCGTGCTGAGCTGA
- a CDS encoding energy-coupling factor ABC transporter permease, whose protein sequence is MHVPDGFIDAPVSVAAGVVAAGAVAVSLRGARRELGGSPVALVGAERTAPLAGLVAAFVFAVQMLNFPVAAGTSGHLLGGALAAILVGPYTGVLCMAVVLLMQGILFADGGLTALGVNITVMGVITVLVAYGLFRGLLVVLPRTRRSVTAASFAAALVSVPASAAAFTLIYAVGGVTEVPIGSVFTAMVGVHTLIGIGEATITMLTVGAVLAVRPDLVYGARGLSAPLKLRVGGELVDAPAAAPAPAAPRSPRKVWLAGLATSLVLAGFVSFYASADPDGLEKVAADKGFDTSVEEHAAAESPLADYGVKDISDARVSGGLAGVIGVGATVVVGSGVFYVVRRRRTEDAGPTAVPSTSA, encoded by the coding sequence ATGCATGTCCCTGACGGTTTCATCGACGCACCTGTCTCGGTGGCCGCCGGAGTCGTCGCCGCAGGCGCCGTCGCCGTCAGCCTCCGCGGCGCCCGACGTGAACTGGGCGGATCCCCGGTCGCACTGGTGGGGGCCGAACGCACCGCGCCGCTGGCCGGCCTGGTCGCCGCATTCGTCTTCGCGGTGCAGATGCTCAACTTCCCCGTCGCGGCGGGCACCAGCGGACATCTGCTGGGAGGCGCGCTCGCGGCCATACTTGTCGGCCCGTACACCGGGGTCCTGTGCATGGCCGTCGTGCTGCTGATGCAGGGCATCCTCTTCGCGGACGGCGGCCTGACAGCGCTCGGCGTGAACATCACCGTCATGGGCGTGATCACTGTCCTCGTGGCGTACGGGCTGTTCCGCGGCCTGCTCGTGGTCCTGCCCCGTACCCGCCGCTCGGTGACCGCCGCCTCCTTCGCCGCCGCGCTGGTCTCCGTCCCGGCCTCCGCAGCCGCCTTCACCCTGATCTACGCGGTCGGCGGGGTCACCGAGGTCCCGATCGGGTCCGTCTTCACCGCCATGGTCGGCGTGCACACCCTGATCGGTATCGGCGAGGCCACCATCACCATGCTGACCGTCGGTGCAGTCCTCGCGGTGCGGCCGGACCTCGTGTACGGCGCGCGCGGCCTGTCCGCCCCGCTCAAGCTCAGGGTCGGCGGCGAGCTGGTGGACGCTCCGGCCGCCGCCCCAGCCCCGGCCGCCCCACGTTCCCCGCGCAAGGTCTGGCTCGCCGGCCTCGCAACCTCCCTGGTCCTGGCCGGATTCGTGTCCTTCTACGCGTCCGCCGATCCCGACGGCCTGGAGAAGGTCGCCGCGGACAAGGGCTTCGACACGTCGGTCGAGGAGCACGCCGCCGCCGAGTCGCCGCTGGCCGACTACGGCGTCAAGGACATCTCCGACGCCAGGGTTTCCGGCGGCCTCGCGGGTGTGATCGGCGTCGGCGCCACCGTCGTCGTGGGCAGCGGGGTGTTCTACGTGGTGCGGAGGCGGCGTACCGAGGACGCCGGACCCACCGCCGTACCGAGCACCTCGGCCTGA
- a CDS encoding MMPL family transporter, protein MATYLYKLGRTAFRRRRLVAFIWVALLVLAGVGAASASTATSSSFSIPGTEAQKAFDLLDERFPGGSADGATARVVFKAPDSEKMTEAANRAEVDKAVSELKSGSDQIASVTDPYAAGAVSKDGRTAYVSVSYKVNGMELTDAAREELQETGAEAREAGLTVEIGGDALQAAPETGAGEIIGVIIAGVVLVITFGSLVAAGLPLLTAIIGVGIGISTITALANVLDLGSTTATLATMIGLAVGIDYALFIVSRYRAELAEGREHEDAAGRAVGTAGSAVVFAGLTVVIALVGLAVVNIPMLTKMGFAAAGTVVIAVLIALTLIPALLGFAGKRVLGRKVRKGKQISDKPNAGTRWASFVLRRPVVVLLAGVLGLGAIAVPTGSLEMGLPDDGSQPTSTTQRKAYDLLSDGFGPGFNGPLMVVVDGDRQKADRTVEVIQGIEGAAAVTPATLNKAGDTAMITVVPKDRPSSAATEELVHSIRDAGDDDVLVTGATAMNIDFSQRMNDALLPYLALVVGLAFLLLMVVFRSVLVPLKAALGFLLSVVAALGAVVAVFQWGWLGSLFGVEQTGPIMSMMPIFMVGVVFGLAMDYEVFLVTRMREAYVHGERPGQAVVTGFQHSARVVVAAAIIMIAVFSGFIGSSEQMIKMIGFGLAIAVFFDAFVVRMAIVPAVLALLGHKAWWLPRWLDRALPDVDVEGEKLNKELAATSVDGGEERELARA, encoded by the coding sequence GTGGCCACGTATCTCTACAAACTCGGACGGACCGCCTTCCGGCGGCGCCGACTCGTCGCCTTCATATGGGTGGCGCTGCTGGTACTCGCCGGGGTCGGCGCGGCCTCCGCGTCCACCGCCACCTCCTCCTCCTTCTCCATCCCGGGTACGGAGGCCCAGAAGGCCTTCGACCTGCTCGACGAACGCTTCCCCGGTGGCAGCGCCGACGGGGCGACCGCCCGGGTGGTCTTCAAGGCCCCGGACAGCGAGAAGATGACCGAGGCCGCCAACCGGGCCGAGGTGGACAAGGCGGTCAGCGAGCTGAAGTCCGGCTCCGACCAGATCGCCTCGGTCACCGACCCGTACGCGGCGGGCGCCGTTTCCAAGGACGGCAGGACCGCCTATGTCTCGGTCTCGTACAAGGTCAACGGCATGGAGCTGACCGACGCCGCGCGTGAGGAGCTCCAGGAGACCGGCGCCGAGGCGCGGGAGGCCGGGCTGACCGTCGAGATCGGCGGCGATGCGCTGCAGGCCGCCCCCGAGACCGGGGCGGGCGAGATCATCGGCGTGATCATCGCCGGAGTCGTCCTCGTCATCACCTTCGGCTCCCTGGTCGCGGCGGGACTGCCGCTGCTCACCGCGATCATCGGCGTCGGCATCGGGATCTCCACCATCACCGCGCTGGCGAACGTCCTCGACCTGGGCTCCACCACCGCCACACTGGCCACGATGATCGGCCTGGCGGTCGGTATCGACTACGCGCTGTTCATCGTCTCCCGCTACCGCGCCGAACTGGCCGAGGGACGCGAGCACGAGGACGCCGCCGGACGGGCCGTCGGCACCGCGGGCTCCGCGGTCGTCTTCGCCGGACTGACCGTCGTCATCGCGCTGGTGGGCCTTGCCGTCGTCAACATCCCGATGCTCACCAAGATGGGCTTCGCCGCGGCCGGCACGGTCGTGATCGCCGTCCTCATCGCCCTCACCCTGATCCCCGCCCTGCTCGGCTTCGCGGGCAAGCGGGTGCTGGGCCGCAAGGTGCGCAAGGGCAAGCAGATCAGTGACAAGCCGAACGCCGGCACCCGCTGGGCCAGCTTCGTGCTGCGCCGCCCGGTGGTCGTACTGCTCGCCGGTGTGCTGGGTCTCGGCGCGATCGCCGTTCCGACCGGATCGCTCGAGATGGGCCTGCCCGACGACGGCTCGCAGCCGACGAGCACCACTCAGCGCAAGGCGTACGACCTGCTCTCCGACGGTTTCGGCCCCGGCTTCAACGGCCCGCTCATGGTTGTCGTCGACGGCGACCGGCAGAAGGCGGACCGTACCGTCGAGGTGATCCAGGGCATCGAGGGCGCCGCCGCCGTCACCCCGGCGACACTCAACAAGGCCGGCGACACCGCGATGATCACGGTCGTCCCGAAGGACCGGCCGTCCTCGGCCGCCACCGAGGAGCTCGTCCACTCCATACGGGACGCCGGTGACGACGACGTCCTGGTCACCGGTGCGACCGCGATGAACATCGACTTCTCGCAGCGGATGAACGACGCGCTGCTGCCCTATCTGGCGCTCGTCGTGGGCCTGGCGTTCCTGCTGCTGATGGTGGTATTCCGCTCGGTGCTGGTGCCCCTCAAGGCCGCCCTCGGCTTCCTGCTCTCCGTCGTCGCGGCGCTGGGTGCGGTCGTGGCCGTCTTCCAGTGGGGCTGGCTCGGCTCGCTCTTCGGCGTCGAGCAGACCGGCCCGATCATGTCGATGATGCCGATCTTCATGGTGGGCGTGGTCTTCGGTCTCGCGATGGACTACGAGGTGTTCCTCGTGACCCGGATGCGGGAGGCGTACGTCCACGGAGAGCGGCCCGGCCAGGCCGTTGTCACCGGCTTCCAGCACAGCGCCCGGGTGGTCGTCGCGGCGGCGATCATCATGATCGCTGTCTTCTCCGGCTTCATCGGCTCCAGCGAGCAGATGATCAAGATGATCGGCTTCGGCCTCGCGATCGCTGTCTTCTTCGACGCCTTCGTGGTCCGGATGGCGATCGTCCCGGCGGTGCTGGCCCTGCTGGGCCACAAGGCATGGTGGCTGCCCCGCTGGCTGGACCGGGCGCTGCCCGATGTCGACGTGGAGGGCGAGAAGCTGAACAAGGAACTCGCCGCGACGTCCGTGGACGGGGGCGAGGAGCGGGAGTTGGCGCGCGCCTGA
- a CDS encoding energy-coupling factor ABC transporter ATP-binding protein: protein MDPMTTSPPASLEVSGLAYAYPDGHQALFGVDLTVARGERVALLGPNGAGKTTLVLHLNGILGGGVGSVTVAGLPVARANLAEIRRRVGIVFQDPDDQLFMPTVREDVAFGPAAAGLRGAELEARVTAALTRVGMERFADRPPHHLSFGQRRRVAVATVLAMEPEILVLDEPSSNLDPASRRELADILRSLDVTVLMVTHDLPYALELCPRSVILSAGVIAADGSTQGLLCHEELMRAHRLELPFGFDPKSVTMSA, encoded by the coding sequence ATGGACCCTATGACCACATCGCCCCCCGCCTCCCTGGAGGTCAGCGGCCTCGCCTACGCCTACCCCGACGGGCACCAGGCACTGTTCGGCGTCGATCTGACGGTCGCGCGCGGCGAGCGGGTCGCCCTGCTCGGCCCGAACGGCGCGGGCAAGACCACCCTCGTCCTGCACCTCAACGGCATCCTCGGCGGGGGCGTCGGCTCGGTCACCGTGGCCGGGCTTCCGGTCGCCAGGGCCAACCTTGCGGAGATCCGCCGGAGGGTCGGGATCGTCTTCCAGGACCCCGACGACCAGTTGTTCATGCCCACGGTCCGGGAGGACGTGGCGTTCGGTCCGGCCGCTGCGGGCCTGCGCGGCGCCGAGCTGGAGGCCCGGGTGACGGCTGCACTGACCAGGGTCGGCATGGAGCGGTTCGCCGACCGGCCGCCGCACCATCTCTCCTTCGGGCAGCGCCGCCGGGTCGCCGTCGCCACCGTGCTCGCGATGGAGCCGGAGATCCTGGTGCTGGACGAGCCCTCGTCGAATCTCGACCCGGCATCGCGCCGTGAACTGGCCGACATTCTGCGCTCGTTGGACGTCACCGTGCTGATGGTCACCCATGATCTGCCGTACGCGCTGGAGCTGTGCCCGCGCTCGGTCATCCTCAGCGCCGGGGTGATCGCCGCCGACGGGTCCACGCAGGGGCTGCTGTGCCACGAGGAGCTGATGCGGGCACACCGGCTGGAGCTGCCGTTCGGCTTCGACCCGAAGTCCGTGACAATGTCCGCGTGA
- a CDS encoding DUF817 domain-containing protein, translating to MVTISHWTRQLVRFGLLQARCCAFAVALVAGIAVSGLLPELPVARYDLVLLYGIGLAVLARKVGWDSARDTAVIAGCHLIGLLFELVKVRMGSWSYPEEALTKVAGVPLYGGFLYAAVGSYVCRAWHLFDLRLDRYRPRIMAVLAGAVYLNFFSHHWLPDVRWALAALLLCATAGTWVRFRVGEHDYRMPLALSFVLIGFFLWVAENIATYAGAWSYPDQLAGWQPVSVAKFGAWALLITVTFVLAAGAGRAQGAARPA from the coding sequence GTGGTCACGATCTCTCACTGGACACGTCAGCTGGTCCGCTTCGGCCTGCTGCAGGCCCGCTGCTGCGCCTTCGCCGTCGCCCTCGTCGCCGGTATCGCGGTCTCGGGTCTGCTGCCCGAACTGCCCGTCGCGCGCTACGACCTGGTGCTGCTGTACGGGATCGGGCTTGCGGTGCTTGCCAGGAAGGTGGGGTGGGACAGCGCACGCGACACCGCGGTCATCGCCGGGTGCCATCTGATCGGGCTGCTCTTCGAGCTGGTGAAGGTGCGGATGGGCTCGTGGAGCTACCCGGAGGAGGCGCTGACCAAGGTCGCGGGCGTGCCGCTGTACGGCGGCTTCCTGTACGCGGCCGTGGGCAGCTACGTCTGCCGCGCCTGGCATCTGTTCGATCTGCGGCTGGACCGCTACCGCCCGCGGATCATGGCGGTTCTGGCCGGTGCGGTCTATCTGAACTTCTTCAGCCACCACTGGCTGCCCGACGTCCGCTGGGCGCTGGCGGCGCTGCTGCTGTGCGCGACCGCAGGGACCTGGGTGCGCTTCCGGGTGGGCGAGCACGACTACCGGATGCCGCTCGCGCTGTCGTTCGTGCTGATCGGGTTCTTCCTGTGGGTGGCGGAGAACATCGCGACCTACGCGGGCGCCTGGAGCTACCCGGACCAGCTGGCGGGCTGGCAGCCGGTGTCGGTGGCGAAGTTCGGGGCGTGGGCGCTGCTGATCACGGTCACTTTCGTGCTGGCGGCGGGGGCGGGGCGTGCGCAGGGCGCCGCGCGGCCGGCCTAG
- a CDS encoding EamA family transporter — MTVWVTAAVLTAAVTHAGWNAMAHTIKDQVIAFTLIAGGAAVMGALLAPFVPFPQAGAWPYLIVSALVHVGYQALLMRSFSLGDFGQMYPIARGTAPLVVTVLAALFVDERIGGWQLAGVVLASAGLVGLALWGILPLGPGAREVPPPLGAGAREVPPPLGPGAREVPPPLAREVPAGGRGRRPRWPALLAAVATGLSIAAYTVVDGVGVRASGTPIGYVTWLLLLQGTLVPAYALYVHRGALGARLRPYLARGLLGAAMSMAAYGLVLWAQTRAPLAPIATLRESSIIVGAAIGALLFKERFGLPRIAAAALMVVGIGLMLKAS, encoded by the coding sequence GTGACGGTCTGGGTCACCGCGGCGGTCCTGACGGCGGCGGTCACGCACGCCGGATGGAACGCCATGGCGCACACCATCAAGGACCAGGTGATCGCCTTCACCTTGATCGCCGGCGGCGCCGCGGTGATGGGAGCGCTGCTCGCCCCCTTCGTACCGTTCCCGCAGGCGGGTGCGTGGCCGTATCTGATCGTCTCCGCGCTGGTGCACGTCGGCTACCAGGCGCTGCTGATGCGGTCGTTCAGCCTCGGTGACTTCGGCCAGATGTACCCGATCGCCCGCGGTACGGCTCCGCTGGTGGTGACCGTCCTCGCGGCGCTGTTCGTCGACGAGCGGATCGGCGGCTGGCAGCTGGCGGGGGTGGTCCTCGCCTCGGCGGGCCTGGTGGGGCTCGCGCTGTGGGGCATCCTCCCCCTGGGCCCAGGGGCCCGGGAGGTACCCCCACCCCTGGGCGCAGGGGCCCGGGAGGTACCCCCACCCCTGGGCCCAGGGGCCCGGGAGGTACCCCCACCCCTGGCCCGGGAGGTACCCGCGGGCGGCCGGGGACGGCGCCCGCGCTGGCCGGCGCTGCTCGCCGCTGTCGCGACCGGCCTGTCGATCGCCGCGTACACGGTCGTCGACGGGGTGGGCGTGCGCGCCTCGGGTACGCCGATCGGCTACGTCACCTGGCTGTTGCTCCTGCAGGGCACGCTGGTGCCCGCATACGCGCTGTACGTCCACCGGGGCGCCCTGGGGGCCAGGCTGCGCCCGTATCTGGCACGCGGCCTGCTCGGTGCGGCCATGTCGATGGCGGCGTACGGCCTGGTGCTGTGGGCGCAGACCCGGGCCCCGCTCGCGCCGATCGCGACGCTGCGCGAGTCGTCGATCATCGTGGGCGCGGCGATCGGGGCGCTGCTCTTCAAGGAGCGCTTCGGCCTGCCCCGGATCGCGGCGGCGGCGCTGATGGTGGTCGGCATCGGCCTGATGCTCAAGGCGAGTTGA